A single region of the Gadus morhua chromosome 5, gadMor3.0, whole genome shotgun sequence genome encodes:
- the stard9 gene encoding uncharacterized protein stard9 isoform X2, producing the protein MDSFQSRDHHTPWSEDAMANVKVAVRVRPLTAKETLDGARLAVQVEDKHIRVRNGKLDSRSEGAVDSREKLLEFGFDYCYWSVDAEDPQYASQEEVFQDLGVSVLAGASEGYNVCLFAYGQTGSGKTYTMMGSQDSIGLTPRICEGLFRSVDGCPDGQASSRVEISFLEIYNERVRDLLKLGGQKKRETLRVREHPEKGPYVQDLSQHVVTDYKQALDLLEEGVTNRITAATHNHEASSRSHAIFTIQYTQAILENNLPSEIVSKINLVDLAGSERADPHYCRDRLTEGSSINKSLVTLGIVISALAQNSQMSNSCQSINSMASEGEGSLGGSLNLSNSGRGGGGGRRHCFIPYRDSVLTWLLKDSLGGNSKTIMIATVSPSGSSYNETLSTLRYAAHAKNIVNKPRVNEDASVRLIRELRQEVDRLKSMLLSFQMRNLSPSLSEERDGNLSDMLLQNELKVEQLTKDWSEGWREKQVLLEQYGLDVNRHQAGLLVHALQPHLVSLDRDVLSPGVLFHHLREGVTRIGPPNRPEDAQIVLQGDGSCEIVNEGGVVTLQPMACSACLVDDREVSDPCRLAQGAVITLGTHRFRFNHPAEAAVLRERRRAIGDGGYRELCPFTSCSSTGGADPPGGPVTALSPSGGSSARQRVEEQQGYVEALRKEIQEEQRRAEGELETEQAQLTQQHAEVQRWILQEKQRLQSAAPSPRVTQESGVQADLLPAPLLERLSSAPRGSDDDGVPDHPPPLRLLRAIKKVVQEELLRNHALRRAEGRVRRKRLHLQLERIARKRHLLEAKRELQRLEQALPHGPGSPGDSPEPGSPRGSGGPPSRNPRRHSFSGDILSRLYPQQPPVFSCYLKRNRSTELTVDPSRSGDCFGREWLSDECLPRERTRSCSAGASSGQSRAARSRDGSSENLKQSVRESPPARSYQERPERKPLLTNRSLTFKTNQNPRGSLKSPQRTAVQPISNEKEKDPSVENPKVQKIACADVRTQGGNKGLGTIRKVFSRSVGPGLKTALSKVFRKPPPVGNGRRNPKPVGRTNRIHQRKVSRVWSLTDAGMTNRNQHALKTVSCEELDRKTFPEDVTHRRWRSMEALMNKTSSWVERLGLAGWAEDIGGERDGGSSDCDSFLSMDSLSSAYATALVEQLRYEEALGSESDSVDSQMSRDSLAPEGGTLRSRVTRTGVPMHTRLTDSSRHLLRHIKISNIGTVPGHAYGESTQGRAAEACWRRNGCLDPKARVETGSAMEAAVQKPKEESVDRRTALTGSPRSLSSCSLREPDLQLVLTDGWSSTEAADSPGVSGECPAACRKNALYRAGDVNSNGSSSPRLISLELSDAQSKFRSCTSTESCSSEGVHVTVEDQNLKAPAQLSGIYFPDTETTPEPGNVLRLIGDTGLDDDGRRLTQHNKLFESVQKITVDVQTYACQDGLPTAERSECLSLASNEICHINLTSQQPIKLDHALKGVTRMETTGATNSSETVVCPFVHPSESYEQTHHVVHDLSKNGHVPVNPHETEMSNKVKPYENPDTKEVSIPADQSQLASEPPRSELEPVRSLSKSSRKRNKELKGTVAGGLKIPKRSDEGSPESFCHAQIGRREVGRSDGFSENSDTEEKAPDGDEDIPSRDSDRANVKARIESQPTSRQTRSKADWNQTDRKKALPDQGPKSNDTRSLWSISVGDSERIKADRKKDKTTGLEKRFGTSVGIVDRKGKPDGRKPMRHWDAICSAIDLRIAEVVRGHLTSASLTGRDNAGQSRRHSLTALPPHGSAETPHSEETPFALPPQGSVETPVSEWTRATAQPPRGAAESTGGRGTPSKDEGRDRMKAVVASTERRSVPQGGVQRDTRSDTQNGEQASGSDDQIHPPAEETAATERAPNVTETTSDIPLNGDGSLSDKAETDPSSCVLPVLLPFQDRIPTRRGPRASLETYPPFALSDGDRVTRAETCHPTPARLNIGPKQSVRRQACPATPVLKPDTPPPQYVFPDMLCLGEHSASALTDEDVDSCKPKPNANQTSELETGHPSKDGRHVSVAMTSLYDGGVHLSGPHSESSSGSVDKPVSVKSPGDIPGYLANESRELKTQRMPGNWHITKSDKSLSNSSAQTSVVNMNYHNNNHEIAKWLNERSIIDNCLQNNTTDIMGRNTNITESQVPSTISNNDSHAIASLPRNPAGNAYAVGGDVSKSNVSIQGPTKQRNHATQHKKGRPKRFRRSNALVHPDSSSSSDSAVRSSSDEKDESLPRVHRSRPESTQLKSSQSRVAQTGGDQRATSRIRSDGISLVETLSTQDPGIYPGPARERCPKGHLSTPQPMRTPNKERTTPHLKVSRSHRPGAPQESQMHFASSDINPFARQCQEDRSPHQCYKTPVFGSAVDLSSKSPLLNSAEKRMTRCCSVDNGLNRQNSPFDSHLSTFANHKGLSSTLSSGEDWRGRGRTAPHRVSDASRQQSSGLDHGLASLSMNSGSSCPSANSSGRVDDIMLFYSSERESGVDVSPAQRPRRFEDHGTQTEGGVTQALGGSRGSRTTTAPAPDLGRNQRHQRSRTHVPTTRTKEDIRDTPTWASMENMSAHLSQLIHSTSDLLGDVQGMRTGEPSPRRKVNVSDFTGPRRQLKDPTRTNTSFDIGIQTEATFTSFVKDIPQRWSSPPERARPHEVNVIVTVIGSDVLSVSHGERCPGVVMEKARSEDRKWSGTDLKINTLAAKESVENHLLNHASHSLTAAEKPTKTKSCHTASARSSNSKQSTAVTKSRGFFQTGHRLSNPTPSLNSGRSSCCVEQRRYTDRASSPIVTLGSSKSTESNGKHSTPSPGKHNGSMFVRDRDAMDRLFGDVSSNKSVESTSVESVSGTNSKGAGITSTGLQSHVDRNVKRKIIPEEENNNDPISSNGGSAKSPPPYRTSTSCGGITRRSYPFPGGRLSDACGQEDTDLRDDRSTRDDSVGRGRHGNAASSSSSEAPTPEDDAVSTAPSESNTDILLNARPVASVSPPPPPAAPPGPPHLGGRLPEDLPMHNKFSHWSGVGVGPTSACHPDRRTTPLTDAQQQGGVATGRREEWEEPAEAGPRGGGGEGGGEAAAGEGARHGLGAGGGRPPPADGGAGGGQAAPRPRGDRRPAEAAVACGLGGGGASGGHAHRTAALPQTPAQRGRAEAGERGQAPGERGQNPELPEGPKPESQQGWLPGGRSLPPGGRSLLPGGRAYHSSSTATLSGGVRQHQSPGASSR; encoded by the exons acctctcTCAACACGTGGTCACTGACTACAAGCAAGCGTTGGACCTGCTGGAGGAGGGCGTGACCAACCGCATCACCGCAGCAACGCACAACCACGAGGCCAGCAGCAGATCGCACGCCATCTTCACCATCCAGTACACCCAG GCTATTCTGGAGAACAATCTTCCCTCGGAGATCGTCAGCAAGATTAATCTGGTGGACCTGGCTGGGAG TGAACGGGCCGACCCACACTACTGCAGGGACAGACTGACGGAGGGCTCCAGCATCAACAAGTCTCTGGTCACCCTGGGCATCGTCATCTCGGCTCTCG cCCAGAACTCCCAGATGTCCAACAGCTGCCAGAGTATCAACAGCATGGCCAGCGAGGGGGAGGGCAGCCTGGGGGGAAGCCTCAACCTCTCCaactctgggagggggggaggaggaggacgaagacacTGCTTCATCCCCTACCGAGACTCGGTCCTCACTTGGCTTCTGAAAGACAGTCTGGGAGGGAACTCCAAGACCATCATGATCGCCA CCGTATCGCCGTCGGGAAGCAGCTACAACGAGACGCTTAGCACGCTACGCTACGCAGCGCACGCCAAGAACATCGTCAACAAACCGCGAGTTAACGAG GACGCCAGTGTCAGGCTGATCAGAGAGCTGCGGCAGGAGGTGGACCGTCTGAAGAGCATGCTGCTCAGCTTCCAGATG CGTAACCTCAGCCCCTCTCTGAGCGAGGAGCGGGACGGGAACCTATCGGACATGTTGCTCCAGAACGAGCTCAAG GTGGAGCAGCTGACGAAGGACTGGTccgaggggtggagggagaagcAGGTGCTGCTGGAGCAGTACGGGCTGGACGTCAACCGCCACCAGGCCGGCCTGCTGGTCCACGCCCTGCAGCCGCACCTCGTCAGCCTGGACCGGGACGTCCTGAGCCCCGGGGTGCTGTTCCACCACCTCAGG GAAGGAGTGACGCGCATCGGACCCCCCAACCGACCGGAAGACGCCCAGATAG tgctGCAGGGCGATGGCAGCTGTGAGATCGTGAACGAAGGGGGTGTGGTGACGCTCCAACCAATGGCGTGCTCCGCCTGCCTCGTCGACGACAGGGAGGTCAGCGACCCCTGCCGGTTGGCCCAgg GCGCTGTGATCACTCTGGGCACCCACAGGTTCCGCTTCAACCACCCCGCCGAGGCAGCGGTCctcagggagaggagaagg gCCATCGGGGATGGCGGCTACAGGGAACTCTGTCCCTTCACATCGTGTTCAAG cACGGGAGGAGCGGACCCTCCGGGCGGGCCGGTCACCGCCCTCTCCCCCAGCGGGGGGTCCTCCGCCAGGCAGcgggtggaggagcagcaggggtACGTGGAGGCCCTGAGGAAGGAGAtccaggaggagcagaggagggcggagggggagCTGGAGACGGAGCAGGCCCAGCTGACGCAGCAGCACGCCGaag TCCAGCGATGGATCCTCCAGGAGAAGCAGCGCCTGCAGtccgccgccccctcccctaGGGTGACCCAGGAGTCCGGGGTGCAGGCGGACCTCCTGCCAGCCCCCCTCCTGGAGCGACTCTCCAGCGCCCCCCGGGGGTCCGACGACGACGGCGTCCcggaccacccccccccgctccgGCTGCTCCGGGCGATCAAGAAGGTGGtgcaggaggagctgctgaGGAACCACGCCCTGCGCCGCGCCGAAGGCCGCGTCCGCCGCAAGAGGCTGCACCTCCAGCTGGAGCGGATCGCCCGCAAGCGCCACCTGCTGGAGGCCAAGCGGGAGCTGCAGAGGCTGGAGCAGGCCCTGCCGCACGGCCCGGGGAGCCCCGGAGACTCCCCGGAGCCGGGCTCCCCCCGGGGGTCTGGGGGACCGCCGTCTCGCAACCCTCGCCGCCACTCCTTCTCCGGGGACATCCTGTCGCGGCTCTACCCCCAGCAACCCCCCGTTTTCAG CTGCTACCTTAAGAGGAACAGATCCACAGAGCTGACGGTGGATCCCTCCAGGAGCGGGGATTGCTTTGGCAGGGAGTGGCTTTCGGACGAGTGTCTGCCTCGAGAGAGGACCAGGAGCTGTTCCGCCGGGGCGTCATCGGGACAGAGTCGGGCAGCGAGGAGCAGAGACGGTTCCTCTGAAAACCTCAAACAAAGTGTCAGGGAGTCCCCCCCGGCCCGCAGCTACCAGGAACGCCCAGAGAGGAAACCGCTCCTCACAAACCGGAGCCTGACCTTCAAGACCAATCAGAACCCCCGAGGGAGTCTGAAGTCACCTCAAAGGACTGCCGTACAGCCTATAAGCAATGAGAAGGAAAAGGATCCATCTGTCGAAAACCCAAAAGTCCAGAAGATTGCGTGTGCGGACGTCAGGACTCAAGGAGGCAATAAAGGGCTCGGAACAATCCGGAAGGTTTTCTCTCGATCTGTAGGACCGGGTTTGAAGACAGCACTGTCCAAAGTGTTCAGAAAGCCGCCGCCAGTGGGGAATGGACGAAGGAACCCCAAACCGGTCGGCAGAACGAACAGAATTCACCAGAGGAAGGTCAGCAGAGTGTGGAGCCTGACAGACGCCGGCATGACGAACAGAAACCAGCACGCTCTTAAAACCGTCTCCTGCGAGGAGCTTGACCGAAAGACGTTCCCCGAGGATGTGACACACCGCCGCTGGCGCAGCATGGAGGCCCTGATGAACAAGACCAGCTCCTGGGTGGAGAGGCTGGGCCTGGCCGGATGGGCGGAGGACATAGGGGGGGAACGTGACGGAGGGTCGTCGGACTGCGACAGCTTCCTCTCCATGGACTCCTTGTCCTCAGCGTACGCCACCGCGCTGGTGGAACAACTGAGATACGAGGAGGCTCTGGGGAGCGAGAGCGACAGCGTGGACAGCCAGATGTCCAGAGACTCTTTGGCACCAGAGGGCGGCACCCTGCGCTCTAGGGTGACCAGGACAGGGGTGCCCATGCACACACGGCTGACAGACTCCTCCCGTCATCTCCTTAGGCACATCAAGATATCTAACATCGGCACTGTTCCGGGACATGCCTACGGTGAAAGTACTCAGGGAAGAGCAGCAGAGGCCTGTTGGAGACGAAATGGCTGCCTTGACCCGAAAGCGAGAGTGGAAACCGGATCCGCGATGGAGGCCGCTGTTCAAAAGCCAAAGGAAGAGTCGGTTGACAGGCGGACCGCCCTCACTGGCAGCCCTCGCTCTCTGAGCAGCTGCAGCCTGAGGGAACCGGATCTCCAGCTGGTCCTGACCGACGGCTGGTCTTCCACCGAGGCGGCCGACAGTCCAGGGGTCTCCGGGGAATGTCCTGCAGCCTGCCGGAAGAATGCCCTGTACCGAGCAGGGGACGTCAACAGCAACGGTAGCAGCAGCCCAAGACTGATCAGCCTCGAACTTTCAGACGCTCAGAGCAAGTTTAGGAGCTGTACCTCCACAGAGTCCTGCAGCTCTGAAGGAGTCCATGTCACCGTGGAGGATCAGAACCTCAAGGCTCCTGCCCAATTGTCAGGCATATATTTTCCAGACACTGAAACAACTCCAGAACCAGGGAATGTTTTAAGGTTAATAGGGGATACTGGGCTTGATGATGATGGCAGAAGactcacacaacacaataaGCTATTCGAAAGTGTGCAGAAGATAACAGTAGATGTTCAAACCTATGCATGCCAAGATGGATTACCCACTGCAGAGAGAAGTGAATGTCTTTCACTTGCTAGTAATGAGATTTGCCATATTAACCTGACAAGccagcagccaatcaaattagaTCATGCTTTAAAGGGCGTGACCCGGATGGAGACTACCGGTGCGACCAACTCCTCTGAGACGGTTGTCTGCCCCTTCGTTCATCCATCAGAGTCCTATgaacaaacacaccatgtaGTCCATGACCTCTCCAAGAACGGTCATGTACCGGTCAATCCCCACGAAACTGAGATGTCAAACAAGGTGAAGCCATACGAGAACCCCGATACCAAAGAGGTCTCCATCccagcggaccaatcacagctcgCGTCCGAACCCCCCCGCTCTGAACTTGAGCCTGTTAGATCTCTTAGTAAAAGCTCCAGAAAGAGGAACAAGGAGCTCAAAGGGACGGTGGCCGGGGGCTTGAAGATCCCGAAGAGGAGCGACGAAGGGTCCCCAGAATCGTTCTGTCACGCGCAAATCGGCAGGCGGGAAGTCGGTCGGTCCGATGGCTTCAGCGAGAACAGTGACACAGAAGAGAAAGCCCCCGACGGGGATGAGGACATTCCCAGCCGCGATTCGGACCGTGCTAACGTGAAGGCCCGGATAGAGTCCCAGCCAACAAGCAGGCAGACACGGAGCAAGGCTGACTGGAACCAGACTGACCGGAAAAAGGCGTTGCCGGATCAAGGTCCTAAAAGCAACGATACCCGCTCCTTATGGAGTATCTCTGTCGGAGATTCTGAAAGAATTAAagcagacagaaagaaagataaGACGACCGGTTTGGAAAAGCGATTCGGAACGTCGGTCGGTATCGTCGACCGGAAAGGTAAACCGGATGGGAGGAAGCCGATGCGTCACTGGGACGCCATCTGCAGCGCCATCGATCTCCGCATCGCCGAGGTGGTGAGAGGACACCTCACATCGGCTTCTCTGACGGGCCGGGATAACGCCGGGCAGAGCAGAAGGCACAGCCTGACCGCCCTGCCGCCGCACGGCTCGGCGGAGACCCCCCACTCAGAGGAGACCCCCTTCGCCCTGCCGCCGCAAGGCTCAGTGGAGACCCCGGTCTCAGAGTGGACCCGGGCCACGGCTCAGCCCCCCCGCGGCGCTGCTGAGTCGACGGGAGGGAGAGGAACGCCGTCGAAAGATGAAGGAAGGGATCGGATGAAAGCGGTGGTCGCCTCTACCGAACGCCGCTCCGTACCACAGGGTGGGGTTCAGCGGGACACGAGGTCGGACACGCAGAACGGAGAACAGGCTTCGGGGAGCGACGACCAGATACATCCGCCTGCCGAAGAAACGGCAGCGACGGAGCGTGCTCCAAACGTCACAGAGACAACGTCAGACATCCCACTGAATGGTGATGGTTCTCTCTCCGATAAGGCAGAGACAGATCCTTCCAGCTGCGTGCTCCCGGTCCTCCTCCCGTTCCAGGATAGGATTCCCACCCGACGTGGGCCCAGAGCGTCTCTGGAGACGTATCCGCCGTTCGCTCTGAGTGACGGAGACAGGGTAACACGGGCAGAAACATGTCATCCTACTCCTGCCCGTCTCAATATTGGCCCCAAACAATCCGTCAGACGACAGGCGTGTCCGGCTACCCCGGTCTTGAAACCCGACACCCCACCACCTCAGTACGTCTTCCCTGACATGCTGTGTCTCGGTGAACATTCAGCCTCAGCTCTTACGGATGAAGATGTTGATTCATGCAAACCCAAACCTAATGCAAACCAAACCTCAGAGTTAGAGACAGGTCATCCTTCCAAAGATGGCCGCCATGTTTCTGTTGCCATGACGTCGCTCTATGATGGAGGAGTGCACCTGTCTGGGCCACACAGTGAAAGCAGCAGTGGCTCAGTAGACAAACCTGTCTCAGTGAAGTCACCTGGAGACATCCCTGGATATTTGGCTAATGAGAGCAGGGAACTGAAAACGCAGAGAATGCCTGGAAACTGGCACATTACCAAAAGTGATAAGAGCCTTTCAAACAGCTCTGCTCAGACGAGCGTGGTGAATATGAATTATCACAACAACAATCATGAAATTGCAAAGTGGTTGAACGAGCGCTCCATAATTGACAACTGTCTGCAAAACAACACGACAGACATAATGGGGAGAAATACAAATATTACAGAATCCCAGGTTCCATCGACTATCAGCAACAACGATAGTCACGCCATCGCTTCTCTGCCACGGAATCCGGCGGGGAACGCGTATGCTGTTGGAGGAGATGTTTCAAAGAGCAACGTGTCCATACAGGGTCCCACCAAGCAGAGGAACCACGCCACCCAGCACAAGAAGGGGAGGCCTAAGAGATTCAGAAGGTCCAATGCCCTGGTTCACCcagactcctcttcctcttcggaTTCCGCAGTCCGATCCTCGTCAGACGAGAAAGATGAGTCCCTCCCCAGGGTGCATCGCAGTCGGCCCGAATCCACGCAGTTAAAGTCTAGTCAGTCAAGGGTCGCTCAAACAGGAGGCGACCAGAGAGCTACTTCTAGAATAAGGTCAGACGGTATTTCCCTAGTGGAGACCCTTTCTACTCAGGATCCAGGTATATACCCGGGACCAGCCAGGGAGCGTTGCCCCAAGGGCCATCTTTCAACACCTCAACCAATGAGAACCCCAAATAAGGAGAGAACCACGCCCCATCTCAAAGTGAGCCGATCCCATCGCCCTGGAGCACCGCAGGAGTCTCAGATGCATTTTGCCTCCAGTGACATCAACCCCTTCGCTCGCCAGTGCCAGGAGGACCGCTCGCCCCATCAGTGTTACAAGACCCCGGTATTTGGCAGCGCAGTCGACCTGTCCTCCAAATCTCCACTGTTGAACAGCGCTGAGAAGCGCATGACGAGATGTTGTAGCGTCGACAACGGCTTAAACAGGCAGAACTCTCCCTTCGACTCCCACCTGAGCACCTTCGCCAACCACAAGGGTCTCTCCAGCACGCTCAGCAGCGGCGAGGACTGGCGCGGGCGAGGAAGGACCGCACCTCACCGTGTCTCAGACGCGTCGCGTCAGCAGTCGTCTGGTCTCGACCACGGCCTCGCCAGCCTCTCGATGAACAGCGGCTCTTCCTGTCCGAGCGCCAACAGCTCCGGACGCGTGGACGACATCATGCTGTTCTACTCTTCGGAGCGCGAGTCTGGTGTTGACGTGAGCCCAGCTCAAAGACCCAGGAGGTTTGAGGACCACGGCACCCAGACCGAGGGTGGTGTGACCCAGGCCCTCGGGGGCTCTCGAGGGTCCCGGACTACGACCGCCCCGGCTCCCGACCTCGGCAGGAACCAGCGGCACCAGAGGAGTAGAACCCACGTACCGACCACTAGAACCAAAGAGGACATTAGAGACACTCCCACCTGGGCCAGCATGGAGAACATGTCCGCCCATCTCTCCCAGCTGATCCACAGCACCTCGGACCTGCTGGGAGATGTCCAGGGAATGAGGACAGGGGAACCCAGCCCAAGGAGAAAGGTCAACGTTTCGGATTTCACCGGGCCACGGCGTCAGCTTAAAGACCCCACCCGGACCAATACGTCCTTTGATATCGGGATCCAGACTGAAGCAACCTTCACGTCTTTTGTTAAAGACATCccccagcgatggtcttcaccTCCAGAGAGGGCCAGACCCCATGAGGTCAACGTGATAGTCACAGTGATCGGTTCTGATGTACTTAGTGTTTCCCATGGGGAGAGATGTCCCGGTGTGGTCATGGAAAAAGCCAGATCGGAGGACAGGAAATGGAGTGGGACTGACCTGAAGATAAACACGTTGGCTGCAAAAGAAAGCGTGGAGAATCATCTTCTGAATCACGCCTCACACAGCTTGACCGCTGCGGAGAAACCGACCAAAACCAAAAGTTGTCACACAGCGTCCGCTCGGTCAAGCAACTCGAAGCAAAGCACGGCAGTTACCAAAAGTCGAGGATTCTTTCAAACCGGCCACAGGTTATCAAACCCCACTCCGTCTTTGAATTCCGGGCGGTCTTCGTGTTGCGTGGAACAGAGAAGGTACACGGACAGGGCCTCGTCGCCCATTGTCACCCTGGGCTCCAGCAAGAGCACCGAGTCAAACGGGAAGCACTCTACACCCTCCCCCGGAAAACACAATGGAAGCATGTTCGTTAGGGACCGAGATGCAATGGACCGATTATTCGGCGATGTTTCCTCAAATAAATCAGTTGAATCAACATCAGTGGAAAGCGTGAGTGGAACGAACTCGAAGGGAGCGGGGATCACTTCAACAGGCCTTCAGTCCCACGTTGATAGAAACGTTAAAAGGAAAATCATCCCAGAGGAAGAGAACAACAATGACCCCATCAGCTCCAACGGCGGCTCTGCGAAAAGCCCCCCCCCGTATCGAACTTCTACTTCCTGTGGCGGCATCACAAGACGGAGCTATCCCTTTCCTGGAGGTCGTCTCAGCGACGCATGCGGTCAGGAGGACACGGATCTCCGTGACGACAGGAGTACCCGGGACGACTCTGTCGGCCGCGGTCGCCACGGGaacgccgcctcctcctcgtccagcgAGGCCCCGACCCCGGAGGATGACGCCGTTTCCACGGCGCCCAGCGAGTCCAACACCGACATCCTCCTCAATGCGAGACCCGTCGCCAGCGtgtccccgcctcctcctcccgcagccccccccggccccccccaccTTGGGGGTCGGCTCCCAGAGGACCTGCCCATGCACAACAAGTTCAGCCACTGGTCGGGCGTCGGCGTCGGCCCCACGTCCGCCTGTCACCCGGACAGACGGACCACTCCCCTGACGGACGCCCAGCAGCAGGGGGGCGTGGCCACCGGCCGccgggaggagtgggaggagccggcggaggcggggccgaggggggggggcggcgagggaggtggagaggctgCGGCGGGAGAGGGAGCGCGTCATGGCCTGGGTGCGGGCGGAGGCCGGCCCCCCCCAGCTGACGGTGGAGCTGGCGGAGGCCAGGCTGCACCACGGCCTCGGGGAGACCGACGCCCTGCTGAGGCTGCTGTCGCCTGCGGcctgggaggaggcggagccagtGGGGGCCACGCCCACCGGACAGCAGCACTACCACAG ACACCGGCACAGCGTGGAAGGGctgaggcaggagagagaggccaggctccaggagagagaggccagAATCCAGAGCTACCGGAGGGCCCAAAGCCTGAGTCCCAGCAGGGATGGCTcccaggggggcggagcctgcccccaggggggcggagcctgctCCCAGGGGGGCGGGCCTATCACTCATCAAGCACAGCCACTCTCTCAGGAGGTGTCAGACAGCACCAG agcCCAGGTGCCTCTTCCAGGTGA